Proteins from a single region of Nocardioides anomalus:
- a CDS encoding histone-like nucleoid-structuring protein Lsr2, with the protein MAQKVHIVLEDDIDGSEATETVSFALDGTSYEIDLNDDNAAKMRDALATYVGHARKVSGSRRGGGRRSSTPAANGNGGASAREIREWARENGHDVPERGRIPADVREAYESAH; encoded by the coding sequence ATGGCGCAGAAAGTGCACATCGTCCTCGAAGACGACATCGACGGCTCGGAGGCCACCGAGACTGTCTCCTTCGCGCTCGACGGCACGAGCTACGAGATCGACCTCAACGACGACAACGCCGCCAAGATGCGTGACGCGCTCGCGACGTACGTCGGCCACGCGCGCAAGGTGAGCGGCAGTCGTCGCGGCGGCGGTCGCCGCTCGAGCACCCCCGCCGCCAACGGCAACGGCGGCGCCAGCGCCAGGGAGATCCGCGAGTGGGCGCGCGAGAACGGCCACGACGTGCCGGAGCGTGGTCGGATCCCGGCCGACGTGCGTGAGGCGTACGAGTCGGCTCACTGA